In Uranotaenia lowii strain MFRU-FL chromosome 2, ASM2978415v1, whole genome shotgun sequence, one genomic interval encodes:
- the LOC129749675 gene encoding uncharacterized protein LOC129749675, with translation MYHQVSRYPKVATNQKLEDDDNVPVEYNGKQYLIPRSDYKRRLTTEEINKVNQGSQEQLKQCPVVSPWKEESYVQKSTNRSNPQQGPTHSEYPELFLDNLEREFRRSMELSSKARISSSAYHKDCYNDNVAKRNPLLKEQESSHSCLTCPSSNRLGTKKKSSLNTNNWQESSTEKATGMTINNSTESIETEKSTTEVKDKLQELKSKVANLIDETISQIEFQGRSSNIEMLEQPSAIHPDGDGFQRQDLPNRSEINMTPSKLQEQERRRAMRQQLYNEIGTVLKRLQDIELL, from the exons ATGTATCATCAAGTTTCCCGGTATCCGAAAGTTGCCACAAATCAAAAGCTTGAAGATGACGACAATGTTCCTGTCGAATATAATGGCAAACAATATTTGATCCCTCGTTCGGATTACAAACGACGATTAACGACAGAG GAAATAAACAAGGTCAATCAAGGTTCACAGGAACAGTTGAAACAATGTCCTGTCGTGAGTCCATGGAAGGAAGAATCGTATGTTCAAAAGTCAACCAATCGCTCAAATCCTCAGCAGGGACCGACTCATTCGGAATATCCGGAATTATTTCTTGACAATCTTGAAAGGGAATTCAGAAGATCGATGGAACTATCTTCCAAAGCGAGGATATCAAGTTCAGCTTATCATAAGGATTGCTACAACGATAACGTGGCAAAAAGAAATCCCTTACTAAAAGAACAAGAGAGCTCCCACAGCTGTTTGACATGTCCTTCGAGCAATCGTTTGGGGAccaagaaaaaatcttcattgaaTACTAATAACTGGCAGGAAAGTAGTACAGAAAAAGCAACCGGAATGACAATAAATAACTCTACCGAATCGATCGAAACAGAAAAATCGACGACCGAAGTCAAAGATAAGTTGCAGGAACTGAAATCCAAGGTCGCGAATCTGATCGATGAAACCATCAGTCAAATAGAATTCCAGGGCAGATCTTCGAACATTGAAATGTTAGAGCAACCTTCCGCCATTCATCCGGATGGTGATGGATTTCAACGGCAGGATTTACCGAATCGGAGCGAAATCAACATGACTCCCTCGAAGTTGCAGGAACAGGAACGGAGAAGAGCGATGAGGCAACAGCTATACAACGAAATTGGTACCGTGCTTAAGCGTCTGCAAGATATTGAgttattgtaa